CGCACTTGCTGAACTAGGCGAACTGGCTAAGACCCCAGGCGCAAACATCATCAAGTTGCCAAATGTTAGTGCATCGATTCCTCAGTTAAACGCTGCAATTAAAGAACTTCAGTCACACGGTTACGATATCCCTGAATATCCTGAAGAACCTCAAACTGAAGCTGAACAAAAAATTAAAGCACGCTACTCAAAAATTTTAGGTAGCGCTGTGAACCCTGTTCTTCGTGAAGGTAACTCTGACCGTCGCGTAGCCGCACCCGTTAAGCAATACGCTAAGAAAAACCCGCACTCTATGGGGGCTTGGGAAACAACGTCCAAATCTCACGTAGCTCACATGGAATCTGGCGACTTTTACGGCAGCGAGCAATCAGTCGTGATGGAAGCTGCTGACGACGTGAAAATCGAATTTGTAGCCGCTGACGGCAGCGTCGATGTATTAAAAGCTTCAACAGCATTGTTGACCGGCGAAGTCATCGATTCCGCTGTAATGAGCGTAAGTGCACTCCGTGAATTTTTTGCTAAACAAACTGAAGAAGCGAAACAACAAGGCGTATTGTTATCACTGCATTTAAAAGCAACTATGATGAAGGTTTCAGACCCCATCATGTTTGGCCATGCGGTCACTGTTTATTACAAGGAAGTATTCGAAAAATACGCTGATTTATTCACTGGTCTTGGTGTTGATCCAAGTAACGGTTTAGGTGACGTTTACGCAAAAATTGGTAACTTGCCAGCCGAGCAACGTGAAGCAATTGAAGCCGATTTGCTAGCGGTTTATGACACGCGTCCAGCACTTGCTATGGTCGATTCAGATCGTGGCATCACCAACCTTCACGTTCCAAGCGATATCATCATTGATGCTTCTATGCCTGCGGCCATTCGTTCTTCAGGCCAGATGTGGGGCCCAGATGGAAAATTAGCCGACACTAAAGCAATGATCCCTGATCGCTGTTACGCGGGCGTCTATCAAGAGACGATTAACTTCTGTCGCGAACATGGCGCATTTGATGTGACAACAATGGGCAACGTATCAAACGTTGGTTTGATGGCTCAAAAAGCCGAAGAGTACGGCTCTCACGACAAAACATTCAAAGCACCAGGCACAGGTACTATCCGCGTCGTTAACTCTGCCGGTACGACTTTGATGGAGCACACTGTCGCTGAAGGCGATATTTTCCGCATGTGTCAAACCAAAGACTTGCCAATAAAAGATTGGGTGAAATTAGGCGTAAACCGCGCGAAAGCAACCGGTAACCCTGCGATCTTCTGGCTAGACGAAAATCGCGCTCACGATGCAAACTTGATTGCTAAAGTGAACGCTTATTTACAAGAGCATGACACAGCTGGTCTTGAAATTAAGATTATGGCCCCTGTTGAAGCCACTAAATACACTCTCGCTCGAGTAAAAGCCGGTCAAGATACAATTTCTGTGACGGGTAACGTGTTGCGTGACTACCTCACTGACCTCTTCCCAATTTTGGAACTAGGGACAAGTGCAAAAATGTTATCCATTGTTCCTTTATTAGCAGGTGGAGGCTTGTTCGAAACAGGCGCAGGCGGTTCGGCCCCTAAGCATGTTCAGCAGTTTGAAAAAGAAAACCACTTGCGTTGGGACTCTCTTGGTGAGTTCTTAGCATTGGCTGTTTCTTTAGAAGATTTGGCGATCAAAACAGGCAACGCTAAAGCCAAGGTATTGGCTGAAGCATTAAATATTGCGAATGGTCAGTTCCTCGACAATAACAAGTCTCCATCACGTCGCGTGAATGAACTTGATAACCGCGGTAGCCACTTCTACTTGGCGCTTTATTGGGCACAAGCAATGGCAGCTCAAACTGACGACGCGGCGTTGCAAGCGCTGTTTGCTCCATTAGCGAAGACTTTGATAGAGCAAGAATCTCAAATTGTTGACGAGCTTAACTCAGCTCAAGGCAAGGCAATGGACATCGGGGGTTACTATCACCCAGATGATGCCAAAGGCGCTGAAGCAATGCGTCCAAGCGCAACATTCAACGCTGCGCTCGAAAGCATCGCTTAATTTAAAGGCCCAAACACCTAAGGCGACTCAATAGAGTCGCTTTTTTTATGCCTAAAATAGAAGGTTGGCTCAGTGCATCGTCGTGATGCCGAGCTAATTTCTGCTACTATCGCTACTTCATTGTCAGAATACCGTAATTTGTATGCCCAAGATTCCAAAAAAACACATCAGAAAGTCTTCCGTAAATACCATTGGGCATGCACGAAAATCGTTTAAACGACCACCGCGTAAAAAAGTCGAACACACCAAGTCGGCTGCCGGCCCGTCTCGAGTTATTTTGTTTAACAAACCATTCGACGTTCTGTGCCAATTTACCGATGGCGAGGGTCGCAAAACTCTCGCCGACTTCGTCAGTGTTCCCAACGTGTATGCGGCCGGCAGACTCGACCGCGATAGCGAGGGCCTGTTGCTGCTAACCAATAACGG
The DNA window shown above is from Echinimonas agarilytica and carries:
- a CDS encoding NADP-dependent isocitrate dehydrogenase, encoding MSDTTSKIIYTKTDEAPALATYSLLPIVKAFTLAAGVDVETRDISLAGRIIANFPDNLTEEQKISDALAELGELAKTPGANIIKLPNVSASIPQLNAAIKELQSHGYDIPEYPEEPQTEAEQKIKARYSKILGSAVNPVLREGNSDRRVAAPVKQYAKKNPHSMGAWETTSKSHVAHMESGDFYGSEQSVVMEAADDVKIEFVAADGSVDVLKASTALLTGEVIDSAVMSVSALREFFAKQTEEAKQQGVLLSLHLKATMMKVSDPIMFGHAVTVYYKEVFEKYADLFTGLGVDPSNGLGDVYAKIGNLPAEQREAIEADLLAVYDTRPALAMVDSDRGITNLHVPSDIIIDASMPAAIRSSGQMWGPDGKLADTKAMIPDRCYAGVYQETINFCREHGAFDVTTMGNVSNVGLMAQKAEEYGSHDKTFKAPGTGTIRVVNSAGTTLMEHTVAEGDIFRMCQTKDLPIKDWVKLGVNRAKATGNPAIFWLDENRAHDANLIAKVNAYLQEHDTAGLEIKIMAPVEATKYTLARVKAGQDTISVTGNVLRDYLTDLFPILELGTSAKMLSIVPLLAGGGLFETGAGGSAPKHVQQFEKENHLRWDSLGEFLALAVSLEDLAIKTGNAKAKVLAEALNIANGQFLDNNKSPSRRVNELDNRGSHFYLALYWAQAMAAQTDDAALQALFAPLAKTLIEQESQIVDELNSAQGKAMDIGGYYHPDDAKGAEAMRPSATFNAALESIA